In a single window of the Pontibacter russatus genome:
- a CDS encoding Ig-like domain-containing protein — MQNNFTKLIAHFLSSRRTLFPALSVMVMLATAIYLHAAVGITVTGGSPIAVSADKASNATLTAPAYTTIGPINFTEGSESSNDFGTVSKTIEIKAPSGWQFYNTAPHGVTVAANQIEPGNKTISATVTSVTNNTVTITYSNAASNKREEIVVSGIRVIAVDGASAPETLTLTAGGALFPTAVNVLSINHTHGAARKIAFGTQPSNVLTGNTLTTSPTVLIQDQFGNTVTSGAGADALVTVAIGTNPAGSNGVLNGTKTVNAVSGVAAFSELSIDAAGAGYTLVASSTLPSNGTTASTATSSAFNVNSKVPTLNAPTACVSEGDGSTIVTLTGTNFEKNSLGRVNNSPRSTKFISSTELEVTLLEGDLATAGDINISVLNPAPPADNVSTSQLLNIKPLLHASSIVGERTVCAGTEVLYTAPEGFSDFKWSSTAGGTVEESGDNPALVRFLPTASGTVTISLSAKNACGVTSSASIVVDVKPAPQAVIEYNSTSFCENGSLELSAFINPSELDNYNYEWYKLGSNDVYELVGDNSPAYITEEAGTFRLTVTGENSACSQTSDPVVITVNPLPTVSITGLGSDYCSSDQAVTLAGSPVGGTFRILQGTSVVDEDATTFNPSALDAGNYIVEYSYADENTCVNTTTQTVTVKPQPVLTISSDSPGGICPEESAVLTASGADSYEWSPSAGLSATSGASVTAKPTITTTYTVIGTTNGCESEPNTVTVTVNPLPDVTITPTGPTEFCLGNYVDLVAVDDPFYNYQWFKNGSSISEATNSTYRVDKADGTGNYHVTITTDAGCELSSETIAVKVADVPTTATIITTGATTFCQGGSVKFDANKAPSGQTYVYQWQKSTTTSEDADFTNIEGAVNSSLVTNESGYYRVLVSNTDEADEDTELCTKTSAAVGVTVYPQPEAAISGENPPQCANADGSNSFTVTGTFVGSGATWSSNNPNFEIIVQSYNIEEGQTTAIVTTTGAGNAIISLTASRSSTGCTEAIATQNLTVHPLPVATITADGPVTFCEGGSVKLTASAGSSWLWSTGATTQSITVDESGDYSVEVFNSNGCSATSAATAVTENELPTVTLAAFEPVCKNGDSFTLSGGLPAGGTYTVDGVAATQFNPAAAAVGNHTIVYTYQDDNNCSASATQTIEVKAVPTVTLGTFADVCVGAETVTLSGGLPVGGTYSGTGVSNGQFNPATASVGTHTITYTYEANGCTNTATSTIKVTPVPTATLAAFSNVCVNAAAFTLTGGSPAGGTYSGTGVSNGQFNPATAGAGTHTITYTYGENGCTVSTTGTITVNPLPTASISFDGSTTLCQGSSLLLTGNSNTGTSYIWYRNNVQVATTPTYAANQTGSYTVRAINGNNCTSDLSAAVQVTVSPAITGNTISGAQTVCSGGSIAALGQASNATLAGGATPYAYQWQSSPNNSTWTNIATGGASASYTPPVQNVTTTTTTYYRRVVSGGGCSSTSTAVAVTVTQLPTVNFTGIEDGATIYSGQGNITLTGSPSGGTWSWPGGTSRTFSPCTAFNTAAPAGAAQVTIPITYTVTSGACKNSITKNVTIKQSTYKAVVTSSLKPFCQGDNVIHTVRVWRDATVIYPYLTNAAGDPVRADGSLVGPQELPVANPNYEFPAGTPEGIKLVAWRYFNPIVKGDGVEITSGLTYQWTKNQENNIGNKEKTLENAGLSSLDYYAAYVTVDGGTCGPNFTQRISSRTYTAEQADYSITLSATPQPVCQGASVTLTATLNSAFPYWNQIGLNLQWNVTRGGTTSVLGNTTYTGNNSALQLVTNGPTGGFLNGDVVSILFTSDLDSRDVAGTKCAGGKLSTEVTLNVNDIAVVQNPAQQNPVICLGGQATFTAPVTTTGPATETYTWKVGTTTYTTTEPSLSIPAEITGAAGSYPVSVIVSNTCETTSTLALGTLTVKPALAVFNVSGGGSYCAGSPVSYQVKLSGSQTGVNYTLLRDATVVETKAGTGQPLSFTATSATGSYTISAAYVAAPACSVAMSGSTAITVNALPTVTVQNQVTCVGTPATVSAVITEGTGPYTYKWSVPTGWTGPKPTSAIFQTTVAGNYTVEIKDGNLCPVTATGSVTINEPTPQNEPILEVMWINNDSQWEVKVVEKDPLDKGELGLATNPTITWYRRVNPSQDWGDPVQESTSTTYIENAPKADVEIKAVLLNSASCTRYELTNIGVAPLPVEIIYLNASKQGNNVVLEWATAMEEDNAGFEVQVSTDGFSYRKLTFVPAKNGNSNMKQVYAFTDRENGKFGTRYYRLKQLDTYGTFEFFGPKAVTFGSVASKVIAFPNPFHDEVTLDIAAEVDGEALITVTDAVGKKLLERKVQVAKGFTTEKLRLDAGLPIGLYIIKVQVGGFTQYIKMIKE; from the coding sequence ATGCAAAATAATTTTACGAAACTGATTGCGCATTTCCTGAGTTCACGGCGCACTTTATTTCCAGCCCTCTCAGTGATGGTCATGTTAGCAACGGCGATTTACCTTCATGCCGCTGTTGGAATAACTGTGACCGGTGGTAGCCCCATTGCTGTTTCTGCTGATAAAGCGTCTAATGCCACTCTTACTGCTCCTGCCTATACCACAATAGGCCCAATCAACTTCACAGAAGGGTCTGAAAGCAGTAATGACTTTGGAACGGTAAGCAAAACAATTGAAATCAAAGCTCCTTCAGGCTGGCAATTTTATAATACAGCACCTCATGGTGTTACTGTAGCCGCGAATCAAATAGAACCAGGAAATAAGACTATTAGTGCTACTGTAACAAGTGTTACAAACAATACAGTAACAATAACTTATTCTAATGCTGCTAGTAATAAGCGAGAAGAAATAGTTGTAAGCGGTATTCGTGTCATTGCAGTTGATGGCGCATCTGCACCTGAAACATTAACATTAACTGCTGGAGGAGCACTCTTTCCTACGGCAGTTAACGTTCTATCAATTAACCACACACACGGTGCAGCAAGAAAGATAGCTTTTGGCACCCAGCCCTCTAACGTTCTTACTGGTAACACCCTTACCACATCACCTACTGTTTTAATTCAGGACCAGTTCGGGAATACAGTAACTTCAGGTGCCGGTGCCGATGCATTAGTAACGGTTGCTATTGGGACCAATCCAGCAGGAAGTAACGGCGTGTTGAATGGAACAAAAACAGTTAATGCTGTAAGCGGAGTTGCTGCTTTTTCAGAGCTAAGTATCGACGCTGCGGGGGCTGGATATACGTTGGTAGCCTCGAGCACATTGCCGTCTAATGGTACAACTGCTTCTACTGCTACAAGTTCAGCTTTCAACGTAAACAGCAAGGTTCCGACATTAAATGCACCTACTGCTTGTGTTTCGGAAGGAGATGGTAGCACAATCGTTACTCTTACAGGTACAAACTTTGAGAAGAACTCACTCGGCCGCGTTAATAACAGCCCTAGGAGTACTAAATTTATAAGCTCGACTGAATTAGAGGTTACTTTACTTGAAGGGGATTTAGCTACGGCTGGTGATATAAATATATCTGTCCTGAACCCTGCCCCTCCTGCAGATAATGTATCAACCTCTCAGTTACTAAACATCAAGCCTTTACTCCACGCATCCTCCATCGTAGGAGAAAGAACTGTTTGTGCCGGTACCGAAGTCCTTTATACAGCTCCTGAAGGATTCAGCGATTTCAAATGGTCATCTACTGCTGGGGGGACTGTTGAAGAGTCCGGTGATAACCCTGCTCTTGTAAGGTTTTTGCCAACGGCATCAGGTACAGTTACTATTAGCCTCAGTGCAAAAAATGCTTGTGGTGTGACCAGTTCTGCATCGATTGTAGTAGATGTCAAACCTGCGCCACAAGCCGTTATAGAGTATAATAGCACAAGTTTTTGTGAAAATGGAAGTCTGGAACTCAGTGCTTTTATTAATCCATCAGAGCTTGATAATTATAACTATGAGTGGTATAAGCTAGGAAGCAATGATGTTTATGAATTAGTTGGAGATAATTCTCCAGCATATATAACCGAAGAGGCAGGAACTTTCAGGTTAACCGTGACAGGTGAAAACAGTGCTTGCTCCCAAACATCAGATCCTGTAGTGATAACAGTGAATCCGCTTCCTACTGTTAGTATTACTGGTCTCGGCTCAGATTACTGTTCCTCTGATCAGGCTGTTACGTTAGCTGGCTCGCCAGTGGGTGGTACCTTCCGTATTCTGCAGGGCACAAGTGTAGTGGATGAAGATGCAACCACATTTAATCCAAGTGCATTAGATGCCGGAAATTATATTGTAGAATACAGCTACGCTGACGAAAATACATGTGTTAATACAACCACGCAAACAGTTACTGTTAAACCACAACCTGTTTTAACCATATCTAGCGACTCACCAGGAGGCATTTGTCCTGAGGAGAGTGCAGTGTTAACTGCAAGTGGTGCTGATTCCTATGAATGGTCACCAAGTGCAGGGCTGAGCGCCACCTCGGGTGCCAGCGTAACCGCGAAGCCAACCATAACCACCACTTACACAGTAATCGGCACTACAAACGGATGCGAGTCAGAGCCAAACACAGTAACTGTAACTGTTAACCCATTGCCTGATGTTACTATCACCCCTACTGGCCCAACAGAATTCTGTCTCGGAAATTATGTTGATCTTGTTGCTGTTGATGATCCTTTCTATAACTATCAATGGTTCAAGAATGGGAGCAGTATTTCTGAAGCAACTAATAGCACCTATCGGGTGGATAAAGCAGACGGAACAGGAAACTATCATGTGACGATTACAACTGATGCAGGCTGCGAACTCTCCTCAGAAACGATTGCTGTTAAAGTGGCTGATGTGCCTACGACAGCTACTATCATTACTACCGGGGCTACAACTTTTTGCCAGGGAGGCTCCGTGAAATTCGACGCCAATAAGGCTCCTTCCGGCCAAACATATGTGTACCAGTGGCAGAAGAGCACAACAACCAGCGAAGATGCAGATTTTACCAATATTGAAGGCGCTGTAAATAGCAGTTTGGTTACAAATGAATCAGGATATTACAGGGTGCTTGTGAGCAACACGGATGAAGCTGACGAAGACACAGAGCTTTGTACTAAAACATCTGCAGCAGTAGGCGTAACTGTTTATCCACAACCCGAAGCTGCCATCAGCGGTGAAAACCCGCCCCAGTGTGCTAATGCTGATGGTTCAAATAGCTTTACGGTTACCGGCACCTTTGTAGGCAGTGGTGCTACATGGAGCTCCAATAATCCTAACTTCGAAATCATCGTCCAGAGTTACAATATAGAAGAAGGACAGACAACAGCAATTGTTACGACAACTGGCGCAGGCAACGCTATTATTTCTTTAACGGCAAGCAGATCATCCACAGGATGTACAGAAGCTATAGCAACCCAGAACTTGACCGTGCATCCTCTTCCGGTAGCAACAATCACTGCGGATGGCCCAGTTACGTTCTGTGAGGGTGGCAGCGTTAAGCTTACTGCAAGTGCGGGTTCTTCCTGGCTCTGGAGCACAGGTGCCACCACGCAGTCTATTACTGTGGACGAAAGCGGAGACTACTCTGTAGAGGTCTTCAACAGCAACGGTTGCTCCGCTACCTCAGCCGCTACCGCCGTCACTGAAAACGAGTTGCCCACAGTTACGCTCGCAGCATTCGAGCCTGTTTGCAAAAACGGGGATTCATTTACCCTATCCGGCGGATTACCGGCGGGTGGTACCTATACGGTAGATGGGGTTGCTGCCACTCAGTTTAACCCGGCCGCCGCCGCTGTAGGCAATCATACTATTGTATATACCTACCAAGATGATAATAACTGCTCTGCCTCTGCAACACAGACTATAGAAGTGAAGGCTGTTCCTACAGTTACTTTAGGCACTTTTGCTGATGTATGTGTGGGCGCAGAAACAGTAACACTTTCAGGCGGATTGCCCGTTGGTGGTACCTACAGCGGAACTGGCGTGAGCAACGGGCAGTTCAACCCGGCCACTGCCAGTGTGGGCACACACACCATTACCTATACTTATGAAGCAAATGGTTGTACCAACACCGCGACCAGCACCATAAAGGTAACACCTGTACCAACCGCCACACTGGCAGCTTTCAGTAATGTTTGTGTAAATGCTGCGGCATTTACCTTAACGGGTGGCTCGCCTGCTGGTGGTACCTACAGCGGAACTGGCGTGAGCAACGGGCAGTTCAACCCGGCCACTGCCGGTGCGGGCACGCACACCATTACCTATACATATGGTGAAAACGGTTGCACCGTTTCAACCACTGGCACAATTACAGTGAATCCGCTGCCAACAGCTTCAATCTCCTTTGATGGATCAACTACACTCTGCCAGGGCAGTTCACTTTTGCTAACTGGTAATTCTAATACTGGCACCAGCTATATATGGTACAGGAACAATGTGCAGGTGGCTACAACTCCAACTTATGCTGCTAATCAAACAGGCAGTTACACTGTTCGTGCTATTAATGGCAATAATTGTACAAGCGATCTCTCTGCTGCTGTTCAGGTTACAGTTAGCCCAGCTATCACAGGGAACACTATATCAGGAGCACAAACAGTTTGCTCTGGAGGTTCTATTGCAGCACTTGGTCAAGCCTCAAATGCAACGTTAGCTGGGGGTGCTACACCATATGCTTACCAGTGGCAGAGCAGCCCGAACAACAGCACCTGGACTAATATCGCTACAGGAGGCGCCTCTGCATCTTACACTCCTCCGGTGCAGAATGTAACTACCACTACTACCACCTACTATAGAAGAGTGGTGAGTGGCGGCGGTTGCTCCAGCACAAGCACAGCCGTGGCGGTGACAGTAACTCAGCTGCCAACAGTAAACTTTACAGGCATTGAGGATGGGGCAACCATTTATTCAGGACAAGGGAACATAACTCTTACAGGTTCACCTTCGGGTGGTACATGGTCCTGGCCCGGAGGGACAAGCCGCACATTCTCACCTTGTACGGCATTTAATACTGCTGCACCTGCCGGAGCTGCACAAGTTACGATACCGATTACCTACACTGTTACAAGTGGAGCATGTAAGAACTCCATAACTAAAAATGTAACTATAAAGCAGTCCACTTACAAAGCAGTGGTTACTTCATCACTCAAGCCTTTCTGCCAGGGGGATAATGTAATACACACAGTAAGGGTATGGCGTGATGCAACAGTCATATATCCCTACCTGACAAATGCTGCCGGTGACCCGGTTCGTGCAGACGGATCTCTTGTTGGGCCACAGGAATTACCAGTTGCGAATCCGAATTATGAGTTTCCTGCTGGCACGCCTGAAGGTATAAAGCTTGTGGCCTGGAGGTACTTTAACCCTATTGTAAAAGGCGACGGAGTGGAAATTACAAGCGGCCTGACCTACCAATGGACAAAAAATCAGGAAAACAATATAGGAAATAAAGAGAAAACCCTTGAGAACGCAGGTTTGTCCTCACTCGACTATTACGCAGCTTATGTAACAGTAGATGGTGGCACATGCGGACCGAACTTTACGCAGCGTATATCCAGCAGGACGTATACAGCGGAGCAGGCAGACTACAGCATTACGCTTAGTGCCACGCCGCAGCCTGTTTGCCAGGGAGCGTCAGTAACTCTGACTGCTACCTTGAACTCGGCATTCCCATACTGGAACCAGATTGGTCTTAACTTACAATGGAATGTCACAAGGGGAGGTACTACTTCTGTATTAGGAAATACTACTTATACAGGTAATAATTCAGCGCTGCAACTTGTGACTAATGGGCCAACGGGAGGATTCTTAAATGGAGATGTGGTTTCTATCTTGTTTACTTCTGATCTTGATAGCAGGGATGTTGCCGGGACAAAATGTGCAGGAGGAAAATTATCCACCGAAGTCACGCTAAATGTCAATGACATTGCGGTGGTTCAAAATCCAGCACAACAGAATCCTGTGATATGTTTAGGGGGGCAGGCAACTTTTACGGCTCCTGTTACGACCACTGGTCCTGCGACAGAAACTTATACATGGAAGGTCGGAACTACAACTTATACTACTACAGAGCCGAGCCTAAGTATACCTGCAGAAATTACAGGTGCAGCAGGAAGCTATCCCGTAAGTGTAATAGTTTCTAATACTTGTGAAACAACTTCTACTTTAGCCTTAGGCACGCTAACTGTTAAACCAGCACTAGCTGTATTCAACGTTTCAGGTGGTGGAAGTTACTGCGCGGGCTCTCCTGTAAGTTATCAGGTTAAGCTCTCAGGTTCTCAAACGGGAGTTAATTACACTCTTTTGAGAGATGCAACAGTTGTGGAGACTAAAGCCGGTACAGGACAACCTTTGAGCTTTACTGCAACAAGTGCAACAGGCTCCTACACCATAAGCGCGGCATATGTCGCAGCGCCTGCATGTTCAGTGGCTATGTCAGGTAGTACGGCTATCACAGTGAATGCACTGCCAACCGTAACAGTCCAAAATCAGGTTACATGTGTCGGAACCCCTGCAACGGTTTCAGCGGTCATAACAGAAGGGACGGGTCCATACACTTACAAATGGAGTGTACCTACTGGCTGGACTGGTCCTAAGCCAACTTCAGCAATCTTCCAGACAACTGTGGCGGGTAACTATACGGTAGAGATAAAAGATGGCAACTTATGCCCTGTGACCGCAACAGGTTCTGTAACAATAAATGAACCTACACCCCAAAATGAGCCTATACTTGAAGTCATGTGGATTAATAATGACTCGCAGTGGGAAGTAAAGGTAGTAGAGAAGGACCCGCTTGATAAAGGCGAATTAGGCTTAGCCACTAATCCTACGATTACCTGGTACAGACGAGTGAATCCAAGCCAAGATTGGGGAGATCCGGTGCAGGAGAGCACCTCCACTACCTACATTGAGAATGCGCCTAAGGCAGATGTTGAAATCAAAGCGGTTCTGTTGAACAGTGCATCTTGTACACGTTATGAGTTAACCAACATTGGCGTCGCGCCGCTCCCTGTCGAGATCATCTACCTGAACGCCAGCAAGCAAGGCAACAATGTGGTGCTGGAGTGGGCGACGGCGATGGAGGAGGACAATGCGGGCTTCGAGGTGCAGGTGTCAACGGACGGCTTCAGCTACCGAAAGCTGACCTTCGTTCCGGCCAAGAACGGCAACTCCAACATGAAGCAGGTGTACGCTTTCACAGACAGGGAGAACGGCAAGTTCGGAACCCGCTACTATCGCCTGAAGCAGCTGGACACCTACGGAACCTTCGAGTTCTTCGGGCCAAAGGCGGTGACGTTCGGCAGTGTGGCCAGCAAGGTAATCGCCTTCCCGAACCCCTTCCACGATGAGGTGACGCTTGACATAGCGGCAGAGGTAGACGGCGAGGCGCTGATTACCGTGACTGACGCCGTTGGCAAGAAACTGCTCGAGCGCAAGGTGCAGGTAGCGAAAGGCTTCACCACCGAGAAACTCCGGCTGGATGCCGGGCTGCCGATAGGCCTCTACATCATCAAAGTCCAGGTGGGAGGTTTTACCCAGTACATCAAAATGATCAAAGAGTAA
- a CDS encoding S-adenosylmethionine:tRNA ribosyltransferase-isomerase — protein MTDPKKLAIKDFIYELPEDRIAKFPLPERDQSKLLLYKGGHINDHAFTDLPGLLPPHTLLVFNDTKVVQARLLFQKETGGGVEIFCLEPVAPYREVQLAMQQTGNAVWKCLVGNNKRWKGGPVQLRFDGGTLRAERQEQQEGHFLIRFAWEPAELTFAEVLERCGRLPLPPYLHRDLTPEDHTRYQTIYASQQGAVAAPTAGLHFTERVLAQLQERHIATAYLTLHVGAGTFKPVKAEVMEAHEMHAEQLYITRPLLQRLLNQQGNPIIPVGTTSMRSLESIYWLGAKVLQQPDLLIKELHVSQWQAYETTDLPTAAEALQALLQYMDRQHSAYLHASTQIIIAPGYTFRVCHGLITNFHQPESTLLLLVSALIGEDWRKVYAHALQHGYRFLSYGDSSLLLP, from the coding sequence ATGACGGACCCGAAGAAGCTGGCGATAAAAGATTTTATATATGAACTGCCGGAGGACCGCATTGCCAAGTTCCCGCTGCCGGAGCGCGACCAGTCGAAGTTGCTGCTGTATAAGGGCGGCCATATAAACGACCATGCTTTCACCGACCTGCCCGGCCTGCTGCCCCCACACACCCTGCTGGTGTTCAACGATACCAAAGTCGTGCAGGCGCGGCTGCTGTTCCAGAAAGAGACGGGCGGTGGTGTGGAGATTTTTTGCCTGGAGCCGGTGGCCCCTTACCGCGAGGTGCAGCTGGCGATGCAGCAAACGGGCAACGCCGTCTGGAAATGCCTGGTGGGCAACAACAAGCGCTGGAAGGGCGGACCGGTGCAGTTGCGCTTCGACGGCGGCACGCTGCGGGCTGAGCGCCAGGAGCAGCAGGAAGGGCATTTCCTGATTCGCTTTGCCTGGGAGCCTGCCGAGCTCACCTTTGCCGAGGTGCTGGAGCGCTGTGGCAGGCTGCCGCTCCCCCCCTACCTCCACCGCGACCTCACCCCCGAAGACCACACCCGCTACCAGACCATCTATGCCAGTCAGCAAGGGGCCGTGGCCGCCCCAACGGCCGGCCTTCACTTCACGGAGCGCGTGCTGGCACAGCTGCAGGAGCGCCACATTGCCACTGCTTACCTCACGCTGCACGTGGGTGCGGGCACCTTCAAGCCCGTGAAGGCCGAGGTGATGGAAGCGCACGAAATGCACGCCGAGCAGTTATATATCACCAGGCCCCTGTTGCAGCGCCTGCTGAACCAACAGGGCAACCCCATCATTCCGGTGGGCACTACCAGCATGCGCTCTCTGGAGAGTATATACTGGCTCGGGGCAAAGGTGCTGCAACAGCCCGACCTGCTGATAAAGGAGTTGCACGTGAGCCAGTGGCAAGCCTATGAAACTACTGATCTGCCAACCGCGGCCGAGGCCCTGCAGGCGCTGCTGCAGTATATGGACCGGCAGCATTCCGCCTACCTGCATGCCAGCACCCAAATCATCATCGCGCCCGGCTACACCTTCCGCGTCTGCCACGGCCTTATTACCAATTTCCATCAGCCGGAAAGCACGCTGCTCCTGCTGGTGTCTGCTCTGATCGGGGAAGACTGGCGAAAGGTGTATGCGCACGCCCTGCAGCACGGCTACCGCTTCCTGAGCTACGGCGACAGCTCCCTTCTGCTGCCGTAA
- a CDS encoding M28 family peptidase, giving the protein MHTRKHLRRLLVVAAAALTLPAMAQQKSTADSVLIRKLYSEALTSTESHEHLRYLTKQIGARLSGSPQAAAAVEWSWQLMEKMDLDTVYLQEVMVPHWVRGDKEVGRVLDSKLMGSVDMNIAALGGSVGTGRQGLSAGVVEVQDFEELEKLGRKKVKGKIVFFNRPFDNTHVYTPLAYGGAVDQRGGGPAAAAKLGAVGVLVRSMTNDIQDVPHTGSTRYEEGVEEIPAAAISTKGAEQLSSLLKDDPDLRFYMRMTPETLPDVLSYNVIGELRGTEKPDEIIVVGGHLDSWDIGEGAHDDGTGCMQAIEVLRLFTELDINPKRTVRAVLFMNEENGLRGGTKYAEVAKAEGERHIAAIESDAGGFTPRGFGLDGSAAQVAKLKSWRPVLEPYGLADLGAGHGGADIGPLKGQGTVALIGYKPDSQRYFDYHHTEIDVFENVNRREMQLGAAAMASLVYLISEYGI; this is encoded by the coding sequence ATGCACACACGAAAGCACTTGCGCCGCCTCCTGGTTGTGGCCGCCGCAGCCCTCACCCTGCCAGCCATGGCGCAGCAAAAATCCACCGCCGACTCCGTCCTTATCCGGAAGCTATATAGCGAAGCCCTGACCAGCACCGAAAGCCACGAGCACCTGCGCTACCTCACCAAGCAAATCGGCGCGCGCCTCAGCGGTTCGCCGCAGGCGGCCGCCGCCGTGGAGTGGAGCTGGCAGCTGATGGAAAAGATGGACCTGGACACGGTGTACTTGCAGGAGGTGATGGTGCCCCACTGGGTGCGCGGCGACAAAGAGGTTGGGCGTGTCCTTGATTCAAAATTAATGGGCTCCGTGGATATGAACATCGCTGCGCTGGGTGGCTCCGTGGGCACAGGCAGGCAGGGCCTGAGCGCGGGAGTGGTGGAGGTGCAGGATTTTGAGGAACTGGAAAAACTGGGCCGGAAGAAAGTGAAGGGCAAAATCGTTTTCTTCAACCGGCCGTTCGACAATACGCACGTGTACACTCCGCTGGCCTACGGCGGAGCCGTGGACCAGCGGGGCGGCGGCCCGGCGGCAGCCGCGAAGCTGGGCGCGGTGGGCGTGCTGGTCCGCTCCATGACCAACGACATCCAGGATGTGCCGCACACCGGCAGCACCCGCTACGAAGAAGGCGTGGAGGAAATCCCGGCGGCCGCCATCAGCACCAAAGGCGCGGAGCAACTGAGCAGCCTGCTGAAAGACGACCCGGACCTGAGGTTCTATATGCGCATGACCCCCGAGACGCTGCCAGACGTGCTGTCTTACAACGTGATTGGAGAGCTGAGAGGCACCGAGAAGCCGGATGAGATTATCGTGGTAGGCGGCCATCTCGACTCCTGGGATATAGGCGAAGGCGCGCACGACGACGGCACCGGCTGCATGCAGGCCATCGAGGTGCTGCGTTTGTTCACTGAGTTGGACATCAACCCGAAACGCACTGTGCGGGCCGTGCTGTTTATGAACGAGGAGAACGGGCTGCGCGGCGGCACCAAATATGCCGAAGTGGCCAAAGCGGAAGGGGAGAGGCATATAGCCGCCATCGAGTCGGATGCGGGTGGCTTTACGCCGCGCGGGTTTGGCCTGGATGGCTCCGCTGCCCAGGTGGCGAAACTAAAGTCGTGGAGGCCCGTGCTGGAGCCATATGGCCTGGCTGATTTGGGGGCAGGCCACGGGGGCGCCGACATCGGCCCGCTGAAAGGGCAGGGCACGGTAGCTTTGATAGGCTACAAACCGGACTCCCAGCGCTACTTCGACTATCACCACACCGAAATAGACGTGTTCGAGAACGTGAACCGCCGCGAGATGCAGCTGGGTGCCGCGGCGATGGCCTCGCTCGTTTACCTGATTTCGGAGTACGGTATATAA
- a CDS encoding DUF1028 domain-containing protein: MMGETSSALPTAQVYKAEEPLAHTYSIVARDAETGEMAVGVQSHWFLVGTAVPWAEAGVGVVATQSFTNKSFGLRGLALLKEGKTPEEALAILLAGDAAREVRQVAILDAQGRAAAHTGSQCVRYAGHITGKNFSVQANMMLTDKVWPTMAKAFEKSEGKPLPERVLLAMHAAEREGGDIRGRQSAALVVVKGQKNEAPWDDRLLDLRVDDHEQPLDELARLLQVYRAYEHMNAGDLAIEKGQVQRAMQEYGKAQAMYPNNLEMKYWHAIGLANSGQVEESAKILREVYKKEDNWRELTSRLPEVGLLTVSKQNLEKLLRIK, encoded by the coding sequence ATGATGGGAGAAACTTCTTCAGCCTTACCAACGGCGCAGGTTTATAAAGCGGAGGAGCCCCTGGCGCATACCTATTCCATTGTTGCCCGCGATGCGGAAACGGGCGAGATGGCGGTGGGCGTGCAGAGCCACTGGTTCTTGGTGGGCACGGCGGTGCCCTGGGCAGAGGCGGGCGTCGGCGTGGTGGCCACGCAGTCGTTCACCAACAAATCGTTTGGCCTGCGGGGGCTGGCGCTGCTCAAAGAGGGGAAAACACCGGAGGAGGCGCTGGCGATTCTACTGGCAGGCGATGCGGCCCGCGAGGTGCGGCAGGTGGCGATACTCGACGCGCAGGGCCGCGCGGCAGCGCACACGGGCAGCCAGTGCGTCCGCTACGCCGGGCACATCACAGGCAAGAATTTCTCGGTGCAGGCCAACATGATGCTGACCGATAAAGTGTGGCCTACCATGGCAAAGGCGTTTGAGAAAAGTGAGGGGAAACCGCTGCCTGAGCGGGTGCTGCTGGCGATGCACGCGGCAGAGCGCGAGGGCGGCGACATCCGGGGCAGGCAGTCGGCGGCGCTGGTGGTGGTGAAGGGGCAGAAAAATGAAGCACCCTGGGACGACCGCCTCCTCGACCTGCGCGTGGACGACCATGAACAGCCGCTGGACGAACTGGCCCGCCTGCTGCAGGTGTACCGCGCCTACGAGCACATGAACGCCGGTGACCTGGCCATCGAGAAAGGGCAGGTGCAGCGGGCCATGCAGGAATACGGGAAGGCGCAGGCGATGTACCCCAACAACCTCGAGATGAAGTATTGGCACGCCATCGGGCTGGCCAATAGCGGCCAGGTAGAGGAGTCCGCCAAAATCCTGCGTGAGGTATATAAAAAAGAGGACAACTGGCGCGAACTCACCAGCCGCCTGCCCGAAGTGGGCCTGCTGACGGTCAGCAAACAGAACCTGGAGAAACTGCTGCGGATAAAGTAG